ACATCTCGGCACCACCAAGCTACCCCAAGCATCAATGTTGATGTTGTTGCCCTCCGCCGGCTCCTCCACTCCCATGATCACCGCTGCTCTGTCCATGACTGCCACTTCCCATGGATCCCATCATGCCACCCATCATCCCACCATGGCCCATCCCTCCACCTCCAGCCCCATGCTGACCACCACTCATCATTTGCTCATGGACAGCACGTTCTTTTTCTCGTTGATCTGGAGTCAGGATGACCATGGCGTTGCGCTTACTTTTGATGGCCGTGAAGAGACAAGCCGCTTCCGCTTTCTTCAGTTGATCGACTTTCGCTTGTATTGTATTGAGATCCGTCTTCTCATCTTCCAACAAGGCCTGCAGTTCGAGCTTGGCGACTTTCGTATCAGCTTCCAACCGAGCCTCTGTTCGCTTGAAATCCAATTGCACGGATTTCAGCTTGCCGATTTGCTCTGCCGTCAGGCCGATCTCCTTGGCATGTTTCAGCAGATGTTTGAGATAGTGCCCCCCATGGTCCTCCTCTTCAGCCTGATCGTGGCCACCATGCATCATCATCGCCTGGCCCTCGGCCACAAAACTCGGGAACGCGGTCATCGCGACGATCAACGCGGCTCCCCCAACTCCAGCGATCCATAGGCTCTTCAACTTCGTCATGACCAGTACCTCCAGCGTTAGACCCATGATACGTGCGACCGAGGTCATCTCGATTTTCAGAAGGCATGCTCCCTGCCGCCCTTCGCTACCCGCGAGCAACCAACGTAAATGACCGGGAGCCTGCGGCTTCAGCCAGCTTGATCTTCGATGGACACTCCCAGCCCAATCCAGGCCCTCAAGAGATCATGGCGTGTGATCGAGTACGTAACCTTCCCATTCTTTCTCACCGGTAGGCTCAGGAGCCGCTTATCCTCCATGAGCTTCACCGCCTCATCGACACTCGTCTCATCGGTCACGGCGATACGCTCTTTGGCCATCACATCTTCGGCCTTCAGACAGTTGAGATCCTTCCCCGCCTCCAGCGCCCGAAGAATATCGAACTCGCTGATAAAGCCGACAAAGTCGCCCCCTTCGTCGACAATCGGTGCACCCGGCGTGTGGGTGCTCAGCAGCTCAACCGCAATTCCCATGGCATTCTGATCACGACGAAACACAAGCCGGTTCGTCGCACGTATCTGCCCGACAGTCTTGAACCCTCCGACAGGAACTCCTGGCCTCACCAACGTGGTCATCGCACTTCCTCCCCATTGATGGTTGTTGATAGCTCCGACGTCTGCATTGTCCGGCACCGCCGTTACACACCTAGACCATTATTCATCCGATCCACCTCTTCGTCCTCGATGCCCCATTCCGCCTCTCCCCCCCATACCGCCATCCGAACCCATCATGGGTCCCATACCCTCTCCATGCCCCATCATGCCCGGTCCGTGTTTTCCCGCGAAGGTGC
This portion of the Nitrospira sp. genome encodes:
- a CDS encoding CBS domain-containing protein, which encodes MTTLVRPGVPVGGFKTVGQIRATNRLVFRRDQNAMGIAVELLSTHTPGAPIVDEGGDFVGFISEFDILRALEAGKDLNCLKAEDVMAKERIAVTDETSVDEAVKLMEDKRLLSLPVRKNGKVTYSITRHDLLRAWIGLGVSIEDQAG